In the Acetobacterium sp. KB-1 genome, ATGGTGAGGACACATATAAACAGCATCCAAATAAGAGCCATTAGCATCAAAAAGCAGTTTTTCAAGGTAATCATTGATCTCAAGAGCTTCCTCGTAGGTGCATAAATTTCTAGCAACTATGGGTTGATTCGTTACGACTATGCACAAATAGTCACTTTCATTAATTTGCTTAATTGCTTCTGAGACTCCTTCCTCCAATTCAAGATCATACTTATTGTGTAGCAGTTCCTTATATTTATTAATTGTACCATCTCTATCAAGAAAAATGCACTTTTTCATACCTCAATCAGCTCGTCTTCTTCAAAGTTCTTTACCGCTTTTTTTCCTAGAATTTCGAACCACTTCATTGGTGATACCCCATTTCCCGGACGTTTTACTGTCAAATTTTCTTCTGTAAACAATTCACCTTTAGTAATTTTTCTTTCAGCAACAATACTTTTCCTTGCAATACTAATGTTTTTCTTTTCCGATTCTGCAGGCTGCTTAACACCATCCCCCAGAGCTTTTTCAAGATGACGAATGGCTCCTACCATTGCCTTAAGCTCGTTAGGTTCCAGACTGGCATTATGATCTGGCCCGTCCAAATTTCGATCCAGAGTAAAGTGTTTTTCTATAATAGTCGCACCCATAGCCACTGCTGCAATTGGAATCTCAATTCCCATTGTATGGTCCGAATATCCGACTGGTAAATCGAAATTTTTCAGCATGGTTAGCATCGCATTTAAATTGACGTCCTCATAGGGGGTTGGATATTCGGTTGTGCAATGGAGCAACGAAATTTTCTCAGTTCCATATTTTTTTAGAATATAAACAGCGTCTTCAACTTCATTCAAAGTCGCCATTCCAGTAGAAAGTATAACCGGTAATTTAGTATTGGCAATTTTAATTAAATATGGTAAATTCGTAATCTCACCTGATGGAATCTTCCAGCATTTTAATCCGATGCTATATAAAAACTCAAGACTCTCCAAGTCAAAGGGGCTAGACAAAAATTCTATGCCAAATTTATCACAACAATTTTTCAACTCAATAAAATCATTTTTTGACAATTCCAGTTTTTTCAGCATTTCTAATTGATTTTCATCTTTCCCAGTCGACTTTTCCTGATATTCTGCTTTTGGAGATTTGGCAATTACCAGTTTTTCAGCGCAAAAGGTTTGAAACTTTATGGCATCGACTCCTGATACTTTTGCTATCTGTATCATTTTTTTTGCCAACTCAAACTGACCATTGTGATTTACTCCCGCTTCTGCTATAATATAGACACTCAATTATTATCCACCTTTCGACAAGGATTTCCAAATGCAACGCAGTTTTCCTCAACATTGTTCACCACTACACTGCCCATTCCGATGATTGTTTGATCTCCTATGATGGTATTTTGACGTATGACACTACCAGCGCCTATATGTGTCTTTTCCCCAATAGTAACATTCCCACTGATGATAGAACCAGGAGCTATGTGCGCAAAATCAGCAATGCCGCAGTCATGTTCAATGATACAGCCAGTGTTTAGAATAACACACTTTCCAATTGTCGTGTCTGCATTGATGATCACATTTTTACCAGCAAAACTGCCTTCAGAAACACTCGCATACTGACTGATATTTGCCGAAAAATGGCTAATTACTGGTAGATAAAAACCCAAACTTTTAATCTGTTTATATAAGCTTATTCGCTTATTTGGATTTCCAATACTGCCCAAACTAATAAAAGCATCCTTAAAACCTTCATAAAAAAAATGTTTCAGCTCTCGATCGGTGCCTATAATCTTACAATCTAGAATTTGTTTTCCGACATTCTCAGAAACATCAATAATCCCAATATCTTCATAATCATTTCTAGATTCAACCGCCTCAATTACTGTTTTGCAGTGTCCCCCTCCACCAATCAAAAGTAACTTTTTACTCATCCTTTTCCAACCTTTTTCGCATAATTTCTAGTTCATCTAATTGTCCCATATCCAACCAGGCATTCTCACTAATAGGAAAGACCCCAATTTTTTCTCCCTGATTGCGATACTTCTCAATAATATCCGGAAAACCCATTTCTTTATCCGCTTCAATTTCGACAACAACCCGGCCATCAACCACATACATACCGGTATTGACAAATATAGAGATCTCTGGTTTTTCTTTCATCTCATCAATCTCTCCCGTTTCATTGATTTCCACCACACCATAAGGTATTCGTATTCGTTTCATAGAACAGATCATCGTAATAAAGTTGCCCTGTTTTTGATGGAATGTCATTATTTTCTGATAGTCTTCATCAATGAGAATGTCACAATTGGATAAAATAAAAGTCGAAGTTATTTTTCCTTTTAATAGGCTCAGGCCACCGCCTGTACCCAGAAGTTTTTTTTCATCAATATAATTGAGCTGATATGCTTTCTCCAGATCATTAAAATACGCTTTTATCATATTCTTTTTATGATTAAGAATAAGATAGAACTCACTGCATCCATTTTCCACAAAGCGATTGATGATGTGTTCAGCAATGGGGATTTCACCAATGGGAATGAGGGGTTTGGGAAGAATTTTGGTATAGGGATACAGTCGTGTTCCCAAACCTCCAGCCATGATCACTACTGGTATATTGAGTGTACTTTTTTTCTCAACTTTTTCATCATTCCAAATTATAATAGAAATAATGTTGTGATCCTCATCTACAATCGGAACCCCTTCAATAAAATTTTGTTTTATATAATCCTTCGCTTTATTCTTTTCACTTTCATGTAAATACTTGGGCTTGTAATTTGCCAGCTCTTTAACTTTTGCGTCCAAGCTTCCTTTTTTAAGAATCCAGCGACGAACATCGCCATCTGTTAGTGCTGCGACAAATTGTCCTTTTTTTGTCACAAATAGCACTTTTCTTGCGGCATTTTCCAGTTGAGACATGGCTTCCAGCAAAGATCTGTTTTCATCAATCAGAAAATCTTTAATTTCCATTAGTAAATCCTTTACTACTTCTTGTGTTACATTTTAAATAATAAGTAGTGCCTTTCAAAGATTATAAATATCTGCTTTATATTTACCCATATTTTTCCGGAAAAAACCAATGGTTTCATTTAACCCTTCTTCAAGAGAATATACCGGCCTCCAATCAGTCAAATGCATAATCTTTTCATTGGAACCTAGCAATCGACTAACCTCACTCTTTTCGGGGCGAAGACGTTCTTCTTCACAGACAATTCTAGCCTTAGGATTAATTTGCCTTATCAACTCTCTTGCCAATTCACCAATAGTAATTTCCCGTTGGGTCGCAATATTGATCTCTTCTCCAATGGTTTTATCTCTTTTGGCAATTTCAAGAAAACCATTTACCGTGTCTTTTACATAATTAAAATCACGGGTTGGTGACAATAAACCAAGTTTGATTTCTTCTTTGCCTGATAAAAGCTGGGTAATAATCGTTGGAATAACCGCTCTGGCCGATTGCCGTGGACCATAGGTATTAAATGGTCTAACGATTGTAACTGGTGTACTAAAGCTCCGATAAAACGATTCTGCCAGACGATCCGCACCGATTTTTGTAGCCGAATAAGGGGACTGTCCCTGAAAAGGGTGCTTTTCATCAATGGGAACATATTGAGCGGTTCCATAAACTTCAGAGGTGGACGTTACTAAAATTCTTGAGGTATCCAGGTCTCTCGCAGCCTGCAATATGTTTAGTGTTCCTTTAATATTCGTATCCACATATGTGTCTGGAGAATGATAAGAAAAAGGAATCGCTATCAGTGCCGCCAGATGATAAACTTCATCAATCCCTCTCATGGCAATGCGTACACCATTTGGATCGCGGATATCACCTGTCATAACCTCAATTTCATTTAAAATATTATTGGGTAAGGTATCCAGCCATCCCCAAGTATTAAACGAGTTATAAAACACAAAAGCTCTGACCTTATGACCACTTTTTACAAGTTCTTCAACCAGATGACTCCCGATAAAACCATCTGCTCCTGTTACTAGAATCTTCTTCATTCGCTCACCTTTGTATAATTTTTGATCGTATTATCTAAAACAGTGACGATGCCTCGATTCAATTCCATATCCTGAAGTAAATGATTGATGAAAATCTCAGTAGGTTTCGTGATTTTTTTATTTTTAATCATGACATTTTTTTCATTTTTGATACCGTTGGCCTTATTCACTAAAATAGCATATTCAACACGATTGATAGGTTGTGCAATACAACTGAAGAAATCATTGCTCTCCAGTTCTTTTATTGAAACTTCCAATTGACTGATTAATGTGTCAATTCTTTTAACATCAGTAATTTTTTTAAGATCTTCGATAATCCTTTTAGTGTTTGTCAATTGATTTAGGTAAAGCTGAAATGCTATCTTAAAATCCTGTAACTGCTGAATTAAATAAATTTTATTATAATGTTCCTGAAACTCTAGACTAAATTCATTTCCATCCATAATTTTTTCGGTTAAAGTTTCTTGAATCAGTTTGCTTAGTCGTAAATATTTTGCCCCTACAATGCTTGCACCATCAACCGTTGTATTAAAAACTTCTACATTAAAATTTTCAATGGACATTTCTAGCTGCTTTTTCATCTGCAGCATATGTTCGGACGTTTCAACAAGCTCGCCGTTCACATTTTCAACAGAACACAATTCAAAACGTTCAGTATCAACCTCATTTGAACGATGTGTAACACCGCTTGCATATACCTTACGATTGGTATATGATAAATTCTGGCCAACTAAAATAATGCGCTTAAAGCCTAATTTTACTAGCAATTCAAACGTTACAACCGCGATCGACGATGCATCCGTAACTTTTTCTATTTCTTCTTTGTCCACTCTTTTTAGAAAGTAATCTGATACCGAATCTTGTGTTGTGATAGTATGCAACTTAGGTCCTTTATAATCGGCTAATACTTCATATGCCACACTCGATCCGAAAATCATTGGAATGTTATTAATACCGCGTTCATTAATATTGTTAAATACCAATCTATTGTTTTCTGTGGGATCGTAAGTAGTCATCACATCGGGATAAATACCATGATGAATTAACGTATTGATGCTTGTTCCTACAGAGAAAATAAATGCCAAATGATTGCTTTTAATATTCTTAAGATTCTCAATTTCGTAATCCAACGAGGGCCCAGCAGAGACTAAAATTGCCGTTTTATCTCGAAATTGACCCCTGTTATCTGTTAAAATATTCGGAGTTGTTAAAACTGTTTTAAAATTATTCACACTATTGATAATCCACCGTTTTTTAAATGCATAATTAACGCTTAACGCACTTCGTTGGTTTTTTACCAACTGCATATAATCAGATAAAAAAGTTTCATATTCTGAAATAAATATTTTAGAATAAACAGGAAGTACACAGATCACAAAGTGTTTATCTCCTGATTGAACGAGAGCATTATAAAGCGCTGCAACATTATTATCACAACGAAAAGTAACCATATTTTTGAGTGGCAGTTTTTTGAATGGTTTCTGATCCAAATAAGCAGTGACAACTTCAATTGATGGCTCGAAGATAGAGAAGCTGATATCACTGAAGCGCTTCGTAAATTCATCAATGTGATAACCCAGACCCAGACCATAAAAAATCACATGAGTTTCAGGCGTCATTGCTTCATCACCAACAAGTTTGTCGATGATTGATGTGGCCTCGCGAAGCGGATTGTATTTACTGTGAACAAACAGTGACTGTTCGCCCGTAAAATATTTTAAAGTTTGATTACCATCAGCGGCTTTCTCGACTGAAAAACTAGCTTGATTACTACTTTCTTCCCAATTCTTAACAGCTTCGTAAATCTCCGGATATTGTTTTTTCATTAAAACAATATTATCAGCTAGCATGATGATTTCCTCCCGGTGCCATTAAAAGCTGTAAATTATGCTCGGCGTTTTCAAATAGCGACAGAACTTCATATTGTAACAAATCACCAATCAGAATATGATCATGATTTTGCATTGCATGACTCAGCTCTAGAATAATTGTATTCAGACCAGTTATGTTCTGTACATATTCATTCCAGACTTCATGATTCGTTATGATTGTTTCTAGATTACTGATGCGGTCTATTTTTATCACTGTTTCCAACATCCACTGTAACCCTTCAAACAAATCAGCCAAATCTGTCCATGATTTGCTTTGAGGGCTTTGATAAAACTCCTCCGATAGGGATTTCAAGCGTGTTTTAGCATTTAGAATATAATCATCCGTAGAAATGACTATATCATTAACCATTCTCTTATCATCCTTTACTTTCACAACTACCTCCTGAATTGATTCCATGTTATCTGCGAAATACTTCTTAAAATTATCATTGACTTGTATCCCATCGATTTCAAAAAAATCAAATTCTTGATTATAATCATGCAATTTATCATCAATCAAACTAAAAATACCATCAATATTTTCGATCCGATTTTCAGTTTCAAAGCTCTCCTGGCTAAATACTATTTTCATGATTCACCAATCCTAATCTATTTTTATTCTGTTTGTTTATGGATGTTCTCATTAGTTATCGACAAATTGAACTAATTCTTTAGATAACCCCCGATTAATTTCAATCAATACTATGAGTGGTTTACGTCAAATTCTTTCTTTTAGTATACGTGTTTATTTATATTTTGTAAAGGATGCTCATATTTTTTGCAATAAAAAAACCGCCTTACGGCGGTTTTTATTTTGATAGTTATTATTGTAATAACTGTAATACGCTCTGTGGTTGTTGATTTGCTTGTGCAAGCATTGATTGAGCAGCCTGAGAAAGGATATTGTTCTTGGTGAATTCCATCATTTCTTTAGCCATATCAACGTCGCGGATACGAGATTCTGCAGAGGTTAAGTTTTCAGCAGATGTACCCAGGTTGTTGATGGTGTGTTCCAAACGATTCTGGACAGCCCCAAGCTTAGCTCTTTGAGAAGAAACATTTGCAATTGCCTCATCAATTGTTTTAATTGCACTGTTTGCAGTTGATTGTTTGGTTAAGTCAAGATTGTTAATACCAAGTTCTGTTGCGCTCATGTTATCAATTCCTAAGGTAGTCGATTGCCCAGTATTTGCACCAATCTGGAATGTCAAGACATTGCTTGCATCGACAACAACAGAACCCGATGCAGTCGCAGCATCATAGTCAAGTTCAATGTTAATCCCCTTGACTTCAGTTCCTGCAGCATTTTTAACTGTGATGGTTTCTTGTTTTGCAGCAGTGATATTAAAAGATAATGCACCATCTTTTGCCTCAGCTACAGCTCCACTGATATTGATTCCACCAATGACTTTTGAAGTACCGGTTGTATCTATTGATTCAATTAATCGACCATCAACATCAGTCAATGTAGCAGTTTTTGCTGTATTATCAATCGTAATATTATAAGAGCCCACAGCTAAATCTGAAGTATTAAATAATGCAGCGACAGTACCTGAAAAAGCAGATCCAGATGCGATAGCACCAGCAGCACCAGTTGCTGCTGTGACAGTTGCCAC is a window encoding:
- the neuB gene encoding N-acetylneuraminate synthase, yielding MSVYIIAEAGVNHNGQFELAKKMIQIAKVSGVDAIKFQTFCAEKLVIAKSPKAEYQEKSTGKDENQLEMLKKLELSKNDFIELKNCCDKFGIEFLSSPFDLESLEFLYSIGLKCWKIPSGEITNLPYLIKIANTKLPVILSTGMATLNEVEDAVYILKKYGTEKISLLHCTTEYPTPYEDVNLNAMLTMLKNFDLPVGYSDHTMGIEIPIAAVAMGATIIEKHFTLDRNLDGPDHNASLEPNELKAMVGAIRHLEKALGDGVKQPAESEKKNISIARKSIVAERKITKGELFTEENLTVKRPGNGVSPMKWFEILGKKAVKNFEEDELIEV
- a CDS encoding acetyltransferase; the encoded protein is MSKKLLLIGGGGHCKTVIEAVESRNDYEDIGIIDVSENVGKQILDCKIIGTDRELKHFFYEGFKDAFISLGSIGNPNKRISLYKQIKSLGFYLPVISHFSANISQYASVSEGSFAGKNVIINADTTIGKCVILNTGCIIEHDCGIADFAHIAPGSIISGNVTIGEKTHIGAGSVIRQNTIIGDQTIIGMGSVVVNNVEENCVAFGNPCRKVDNN
- a CDS encoding sugar phosphate nucleotidyltransferase — translated: MEIKDFLIDENRSLLEAMSQLENAARKVLFVTKKGQFVAALTDGDVRRWILKKGSLDAKVKELANYKPKYLHESEKNKAKDYIKQNFIEGVPIVDEDHNIISIIIWNDEKVEKKSTLNIPVVIMAGGLGTRLYPYTKILPKPLIPIGEIPIAEHIINRFVENGCSEFYLILNHKKNMIKAYFNDLEKAYQLNYIDEKKLLGTGGGLSLLKGKITSTFILSNCDILIDEDYQKIMTFHQKQGNFITMICSMKRIRIPYGVVEINETGEIDEMKEKPEISIFVNTGMYVVDGRVVVEIEADKEMGFPDIIEKYRNQGEKIGVFPISENAWLDMGQLDELEIMRKRLEKDE
- a CDS encoding NAD-dependent 4,6-dehydratase LegB; translation: MKKILVTGADGFIGSHLVEELVKSGHKVRAFVFYNSFNTWGWLDTLPNNILNEIEVMTGDIRDPNGVRIAMRGIDEVYHLAALIAIPFSYHSPDTYVDTNIKGTLNILQAARDLDTSRILVTSTSEVYGTAQYVPIDEKHPFQGQSPYSATKIGADRLAESFYRSFSTPVTIVRPFNTYGPRQSARAVIPTIITQLLSGKEEIKLGLLSPTRDFNYVKDTVNGFLEIAKRDKTIGEEINIATQREITIGELARELIRQINPKARIVCEEERLRPEKSEVSRLLGSNEKIMHLTDWRPVYSLEEGLNETIGFFRKNMGKYKADIYNL
- a CDS encoding motility associated factor glycosyltransferase family protein; this encodes MLADNIVLMKKQYPEIYEAVKNWEESSNQASFSVEKAADGNQTLKYFTGEQSLFVHSKYNPLREATSIIDKLVGDEAMTPETHVIFYGLGLGYHIDEFTKRFSDISFSIFEPSIEVVTAYLDQKPFKKLPLKNMVTFRCDNNVAALYNALVQSGDKHFVICVLPVYSKIFISEYETFLSDYMQLVKNQRSALSVNYAFKKRWIINSVNNFKTVLTTPNILTDNRGQFRDKTAILVSAGPSLDYEIENLKNIKSNHLAFIFSVGTSINTLIHHGIYPDVMTTYDPTENNRLVFNNINERGINNIPMIFGSSVAYEVLADYKGPKLHTITTQDSVSDYFLKRVDKEEIEKVTDASSIAVVTFELLVKLGFKRIILVGQNLSYTNRKVYASGVTHRSNEVDTERFELCSVENVNGELVETSEHMLQMKKQLEMSIENFNVEVFNTTVDGASIVGAKYLRLSKLIQETLTEKIMDGNEFSLEFQEHYNKIYLIQQLQDFKIAFQLYLNQLTNTKRIIEDLKKITDVKRIDTLISQLEVSIKELESNDFFSCIAQPINRVEYAILVNKANGIKNEKNVMIKNKKITKPTEIFINHLLQDMELNRGIVTVLDNTIKNYTKVSE
- a CDS encoding flagellin, producing MRINHNIAALNTYNKLSANTAATSKSLEKLSSGLKINRAGDNAAGLAISEKMRGQISGLNTASTNANDGISLIQTAEGALNETHSILQRMRELAVQSSNDTNTDADRGEIQKEINQLTKEIDRISSDTEFNTQKLLNGDKAIKTTTTVAGITNEDQVSVEAGVAGGTYNVVATVTAATGAAGAIASGSAFSGTVAALFNTSDLAVGSYNITIDNTAKTATLTDVDGRLIESIDTTGTSKVIGGINISGAVAEAKDGALSFNITAAKQETITVKNAAGTEVKGINIELDYDAATASGSVVVDASNVLTFQIGANTGQSTTLGIDNMSATELGINNLDLTKQSTANSAIKTIDEAIANVSSQRAKLGAVQNRLEHTINNLGTSAENLTSAESRIRDVDMAKEMMEFTKNNILSQAAQSMLAQANQQPQSVLQLLQ